caacaacaaccacagctgaacctgcaactacaacagaggctccaacaacaaccggagctgctcccactacaacaacagctgcccCAACAACTACTACAACttctcccacaacaaccacagctgcacctacaactacaacagctgcgcCTACAACtgcaacagctgctcccactataaccacagctgctcccactacaaccacagctgaacctacaactaccacagaggctcaaacaacaaccacagctgctcccactgcaaccacagctgaacctacaactaccacagaggctcaaacaacgaccacagctaacccaacaacaaccacagctacaactacaacagaggctccaacaacaaccacagctgctcttactataaccacagctgctcccactacaaccacagctgaacctacaactaccacagaggctcaaacaacaacaacagctgctcccactacagccACAActgaacctacaactaccacggaggctccaacaacaaccacaattGCCCCTATAACTACCACGGAggctcccactacaacaacagctgcacctacaactacaaaaggcgctcccactacaaccacagctgaacctacaactaccacagaggctccaacaacaaccacagctgctcccactacaaccacagctgaacctacaactacaacagaggctccaacaacaaccacagctgctcccactacaaccacagctgaacctacaactaccacagaggctgaAACGAtgaccacagcttctcccactacaacaacagctgaacctacaactaccacagaggctcaaacGACGACCACAGCTaacccaacaacaaccacagctgaacctgcaactacaacagaggctccaacaacaaccggagctgctcccactacaacaacagctgccccaacaactactacaacttctcccactacaaccacagctgcacctacaaccacaacagaggctccaacaacaacaacggctgctcccagTACAACCACATCTGCCCTTAcgactaccacagaggctccaacaacaaccactgcttctcctactacaaccacagcttccctTACAACGACCACAGATGCTCCAACAGTAGCTCCAACAGCAGCCCCTACTGCTCCTCCAACCACAACCACAGCCGACCATAACCACAACtcttccaacaacaaccacaccaccaccagttGTGTTGATTCTCATATTTACCTCACCAGAACCCTTTACTGCTGCCCTGGAAAATAATTCCTCCCCTCAGTTTAAGCAACTAGAAACTAAGACCAAAGAAAcggtaagaaaaaaaaaaaagggaaaaagacGGAATCACCAGGCAGATGTGTTAGAGGTAGCAGATAAAAATAACAGCAGGTTTATTAACGTGTCTTATTTAGATGTGTTGGAACAAAAATACGTGTCTGCACAGTGTTAACAGTGCAGGACATTTTTTACGAATATGTACTTTGTTATTTCCTTCTTCCAAAGTTCCAAAGAAATAATGATTTTCAAATTGTGATTCCTGCTGTCCCATGATACATTATTGAtcctttttgttttttcagCTCGAGCCCATTTATAAAAAAAGATTCCCAAACTTCCTTCAACTGAAAGTTCTTGGTTTCAGGTAATTTAAATGAGTATGAATTATCTAGCCTATTGTTTGATGGACCAATGTTCTGTGGTTCATTAACATAATTGTATATGTTTAATTGTAGATCAAGAACAAACGGTTCTGGCATGTAATCAGTGTTTTACATAAATGTGTCATATTTTTCAAGAAGTGGCTTAATTTTTTGTTTAAGTCTTGTGATGCCGTTTATCCAGCTATCTCACTGTCTATGCAATACTTGTTTTGCAGGAGAGGTTCCACCATAACAGATACAGAACTTCAGTTCAACGTGACACTAAATGTAACTGCACCTGCTGTTGAGACTATAGCTTCAACTCTCAAGACTGCCATTGAAAACGGGACTGTGTCACTCAACATTTCTGTTAGCTCCATCAATGTTACAGGTGCGTCTTTTCATCACATTCATGACATACTTTGTAGAAAGAGGTCCACAGCTACAGTGTAATATTATAAATTGAAAGTACATGAGATGTCTATTCAAGAGAGTGTTGAAGATGAGACTCCATGTAAAGAAAAACAGGATTGCAGCCATGTGTCTAatttagtgtgtgttttgttttgtaatgtGACAATGCCTTTGTTTTTCAGTACAAGAATTCACGACCACTGTCTCCCCATCCACAATAACCACCTCTACTAGTACAACCACCACAGCTTCTCCAATGACAACAACAGCTTCTCCAACAACTGCCACAGCTACAGCTCCTACAGCTGCTCCTACAGCTGCTCCTACAGCTGCCCCAACAGCTGATCCtacagcatccccaacagcatccccaacagctgctcctacagcatccccaacagcttccccaacagcagctccaacagcagctcctacagcatccccaacagcatccccaacagctgctccaacagcaTCCCGAACAGTATCCCCAACAACAGCtccaacagcatccccaacagcatccccaacagcatccccaacagctgctcctacagcatccccaacagcatccccaacagctgctccaacagcatccccaacagcatccccaacagcagctccaacagcatccccaacagcatccccgacagctgctcctacagcattcccaacagcatccccaacagcatccccaacagctgctcctacagcatccccaacagctgctccaacagcatccccaacagctgctcctacagcatccccaacagcattcccaacagcatccccaacagcatccccaacagctgctccaacagcatccccaacagctgcttctacagcatccccaacagcatccccaacagcatccccaacagctgctcctacaGCATCTCCAACAGCAactccaacagcagctccaacagctgctccaacagccACTCCAACAGCAGCCCCAACTGCACCTCCGACAACTGCTTCAACCAACCCACCATCGTCAAGTGAGGGCAGTCTGGGTCTAACATTCAGTCTGAACCAGAATTTCAATGCAGATCTGTCTAATTCATCATCTGCAGCATTCCAGAAACTTGCTACCACTGTGATAACTGAGGTACAACTCAACCTTATTACACAAATCAATATACATATAAAATACATGACACATGTTAAGATCAACCACTGTAACAGCTAAGGTACAAATTTAatgtaacatttatttttttctgaAATAATGAAAATTAGCAACTTTAAGACCACTTGCAGTCTGAAATACTGTAAATTAAATGTTACATTTGTATTCACTGTGTTAACCATATGTGTCTGTATGCAGATaaacaacatttacaagaaGAAATTTGCAAGGTTTCTCCGTGCCATCATCAACAGATTCAGGTAAGCAATCATTTCCATCATTTATCATGTGTTACTGTAATGTGTGAAGTTCAAGGAACCTCTGAGATTAATCCAGTCAATTTTCTTGTCCAATATAGGAGTGGATCCGTTGTTGTTGATATGACACTCGTGTTCCAGAATGAGTTGTCAGTTCCCTCTGCAAATGAAGCAGAATCAACTCTGAATACAGCTCTCACCGCTAACTCCACTTCCCTAAACATTATTCCAGACAGTGTCAGTGCTCGTAAGTATTAACAAGGCATAGGTATCACccgataatggacgatgcggaggcgtgaaccgtccgacgcgcagcggagttatcccgcttataccatggccACTtgccaacattttttttttttacaaacattactTTATGTTTTCAGGTGTTTTGCAATCTATtatagaaatctaacgttttttttatttttttactttagcCAACTATGATATTTCTAGCTAGTCcactcagctcatagaaccaacaccggctttcctttggctgagctagtagcccgaaagctaacgttatgctagcaagattcaaaggcaataacattgtgtacggttgacaaacagtaaatataattttacagtgtgTTGACAAGAatatttgctagctaaccagccatgtcactgtcccaaaatcaatatcaagattttcacgaacaaagtAGCTAACTAGGCTTCAGAATGACCGCAGCCTGTATAGCGAATTGAATAGACCATttttcaccctacgtcacacaattGTCAAGTAGGCTCAACTGAGCATgttggttgcaaaagacgaacttctccccggtctattacactttgagtgtcgatcaggtcatcatatatctggctactggattgcagggctggatattaactttttgaggctctttgcctttggacaaatacatttacgtttcacttatctatgcacaaaagtcacttgaccccgatacccttaaatagcctgacaaagtgatcgggcaaaactagcctggttaacggaggtcgctttctcagtcaattgacgaatgaaacaggcttggttaaagaaatccgagatgctggctcgtatctacattaggcagtcctccctgacgtttctggtgtagaatggaatgaaatacaacattgtgcacactgccagtgagcgagtctgactgaggctaacgtcaaaacagtgtaacggggacgcagtctcactcagattgccagttttaaacaaatcacaaaaattatcGGACCAGCTgtctaaaagcagaattcccatatctcttaagctgccctgctcgactttttagatgtagaattgactgtaaaactgtaaaattatgaactttgtgacatgacgtgaagacatggctgccgcccgactatgcggtctaccgggcgacattctcactcaaatgtcaagaccttcgtgacccaaatcaaaattctgatgcgacaaatCAAtaggtaatcgctttctctcttaaaggctgtcctcctcaagctttttgtttttttaaatctaactatttgtattatccgtgtggtccttttgccatttaaaatgctatccctTCCCGTTTTTCTGCAACCAAATTGCGTGCGCATcctgaatgtttacaaacaaataattggtctaaagcaaatggatgtgagatgaccgcatcaaagttgacatattctccaaacagtaattataatttgacagtatgtttaaccacaagactagccagctatcgagccatgtcattgtccccaaataaaatcaagatttttaagaagaaaataatcggcggGTACTgtgtgttggccgcagcctgtctgaagtactAGATTGACTAGTGAGGTGAATAGTGAATAGCCTAGTTTGTGAGATGCACGATTACTTGACAATGACACAGTAATTCAGAAAAGTAAGGTTTTTCAAATAAGTTGAAAGAGATATTGAAAGTCATTCATTGTTGTAATGACATGTTAGCTTGTTACAGTCTttaaaaattgtaaatggaggcttgtAAATGGAGGACTGCgtccctgttgttatggttacttatttcagacactttgtagCCAGtgcaataatttagaacggtgaaaggacagttttgctgcaattACTTAGTAGGTGTCCgtatatcacctgataatggacacccctgcagccaatcagaatcgagtattcacccagaccaagGTATAAATTAACAGAAATgattacatatttatttataattGTTCTTTTCCTACAGGAGgcacaactacaacagcagctccaaccgcagccccaacagcatccccaacagcatccccaacagctgcttcaacagcagctccaacagcatccc
The Hypomesus transpacificus isolate Combined female chromosome 22, fHypTra1, whole genome shotgun sequence genome window above contains:
- the LOC124483926 gene encoding mucin-2-like; this translates as TTTANPTTTTATTTTEAPTTTTAALTITTAAPTTTTAEPTTTTEAQTTTTAAPTTATTEPTTTTEAPTTTTIAPITTTEAPTTTTAAPTTTKGAPTTTTAEPTTTTEAPTTTTAAPTTTTAEPTTTTEAPTTTTAAPTTTTAEPTTTTEAETMTTASPTTTTAEPTTTTEAQTTTTANPTTTTAEPATTTEAPTTTGAAPTTTTAAPTTTTTSPTTTTAAPTTTTEAPTTTTAAPSTTTSALTTTTEAPTTTTASPTTTTASLTTTTDAPTVAPTAAPTAPPTTTTADHNHNSSNNNHTTTSCVDSHIYLTRTLYCCPGK
- the LOC124484407 gene encoding endoglucanase-like, which translates into the protein MPLFFSTRIHDHCLPIHNNHLYYPTASPTAASTASPTASPTASPTAAPTASPTATPTAAPTAAPTATPTAAPTAPPTTASTNPPSSSEGSLGLTFSLNQNFNADLSNSSSAAFQKLATTVITEINNIYKKKFARFLRAIINRFRSGSVVVDMTLVFQNELSVPSANEAESTLNTALTANSTSLNIIPDSVSARGTTTTAAPTAA